A single region of the Sorghum bicolor cultivar BTx623 chromosome 9, Sorghum_bicolor_NCBIv3, whole genome shotgun sequence genome encodes:
- the LOC8076820 gene encoding lichenase-2, giving the protein MASQSAASMLATAALLLGVFANIAPTVVESIGVSYGMSGDNLPPASSVIGMYKDNGISLMRIYAPDQAALRAVGGTGIRVVVGAPNDVLSSLAASPAAAASWVRNNIQAYPKVSFRCVCVGNEVAGGAAQNLVPAMENVRAALAAAGLDGIKVTTSVSQAILGGYKPPSAAEFTDEAQGFMGPVLDFLARTGAPLMASVYPYFTYATNPSAMDVSYALFTAPGTVLKDGDYEYQNLFDATVDSFYVAMGNHGGSGVTLVVSESGWPSAGGVAASPENAAIYNQNLINHVGRGTPRHPGAIETILFSMFNENLKENGVEQNWGLFYPNMQRVYPISFN; this is encoded by the exons ATGGCAAGCCAGAGTGCAGCCTCCATGTTGGCTACGGCTGCATTGCTTCTCGGCGTCTTTGCCAACATCGCtccaa CCGTGGTGGAGTCCATCGGGGTGTCCTACGGCATGAGCGGCGACAACCTGCCGCCGGCGAGCAGCGTGATCGGCATGTACAAGGACAACGGCATCTCGCTGATGCGGATCTACGCGCCGGACCAGGCGGCGCTCCGGGCCGTGGGCGGCACGGGCATCCGCGTGGTGGTCGGCGCGCCCAACGACGTGCTGTCCAGCCTCGCCGCCAGCCCGGCCGCGGCCGCGTCGTGGGTCCGCAACAACATCCAGGCGTACCCCAAGGTCTCCTTCCGCTGCGTCTGCGTGGGCAACGAGGTGGCCGGTGGCGCGGCGCAGAACCTGGTCCCGGCCATGGAGAACGTCCGCGCCGCGCTGGCCGCCGCCGGGCTGGACGGCATCAAGGTCACCACGTCCGTGTCGCAGGCAATCCTCGGCGGGTACAAGCCGCCGTCCGCCGCCGAGTTCACCGACGAGGCGCAGGGGTTCATGGGCCCCGTCCTCGACTTCCTGGCGCGCACCGGCGCGCCTCTCATGGCCAGCGTCTACCCTTACTTCACCTACGCCACCAACCCGTCGGCCATGGACGTCAGCTACGCGCTCTTCACCGCTCCGGGCACCGTCCTCAAGGACGGCGACTACGAGTACCAGAACCTCTTCGACGCCACCGTTGACTCCTTCTACGTGGCGATGGGAAACCACGGCGGCTCCGGCGTGACCCTTGTGGTGTCGGAGAGCGGGTGGCCGTCCGCTGGCGGCGTCGCGGCGTCGCCGGAGAACGCGGCCATCTACAACCAGAACCTCATCAACCACGTCGGCCGGGGAACGCCGCGCCACCCGGGCGCCATCGAGACGATCCTCTTCTCCATGTTCAACGAGAACCTCAAGGAGAACGGCGTGGAGCAGAACTGGGGGCTCTTCTACCCCAACATGCAGCGCGTCTACCCCATCAGCTTCAACTGA